The following nucleotide sequence is from Ferruginibacter lapsinanis.
TGCAACAACAATAGGGCCGATAGTAGTACCAAAAGAATTGATGGCTCCACCCAAATTAACCCTGCTGGTTCCTGTAGCAGGATCACCTAATGAAATAGAAAAAGGTTGAGCTGAAGTTTGTTGTAAAGAAAAGCCTAATGCAACAATGAACAGACCGACCAACATTCCAGCAAAAGTATTTGCATTCACTGCAATGATCATTGCAGCAGCTCCCATTGCAGAAAACAGTAACCCGTATACGATACTTTTTTTATAACCCCATTTGCCTACCAGGTCTTTACCACCAAAAGCTCCATAAGCAAATAAACCTAATGCTCCAATATAATAAGCAGTATAAAAAGCAAAGTCAATTAACTGGCTTTGGAATTGATCAAGATGGAAATAATGTTTGCAAAAGGGAATAAAAATACTATTGCCGGCAGCAATAAATCCCCAGAAAAAAAATACGGTAACAAGTGTGCTTAATGCACCATAATTAGTAGGTATTTGTGTAGATTCTACATATTCGCTAATGGTGCTTTTTTTTTCAGTCGGCATCGTATATAAAAATTTGGCTGAAAGTAGAATAATTTAAGCAAACTGAAAAATTTTGAATACTTATATTGCTGGTAACAAAATCCTTCTTAATTTACCAACAATAAAAATATTGTACAGTAAATGGAAATAATACATATCAGTGCAGAGTGTTATCCGGTAGCAAAAGCTGGTGGATTAGGTGATGTGGTAGGCGCTTTACCAAAATATCAAAATCAACTCGGCCACATATCCAAAGTAGTGATGCCGATGTATAAAACCAAATTCCTGAATGCTCATTCATTTGATGTAGTGCATAAGGGAGGCTTTCATATGGGAGCCGCAGGTTTTATTGATTATACTGTTATCAAAGAAAGAGTGAATACCCTAGGCTTTGATCTGTATCTGATCGATATCTATGGCTTGCTGGACAGAGAAGCGGTATATGGTTATGATGATGATGTAGAAAGATTTGTAGCTTTTCAGATCGCTGCTGTTGATTGGATAAGCAGATGGAATCACCGTCCGGACGTAGTGCATGTGCATGATCATCATACGGCATTGATCCCTTTTATGATGAAGCATTGTTATGTGTACCAACATTTAAATACCATCCCTACCGTATTGACCATACATAACGGACAATACCAGGGATGGATAGGATGGGATAAAACTAATTTCATTCCTGCCTGGGATCCATGGAAAGCCGGTCTATTGGAATGGGAAAACACGGTGAATTCGCTGGCATGTGGCGTTAAATGTGCATCGAAGGTTACCACTGTTAGTCACAGTTATCTGCAGGAGCTCAAACACATGGCCAACGGATTAGAAAAATTATTTGAATACGAAAAAGGTAAGTGTATAGGTATTTTGAACGGTATAGATGATGCTGTATGGAATCCATCCACAGATACCTATATCGATTACAGGTATGGAATAGAAGATGCCGACGAAGGCAAGCTAAACAATAAAAAAATATTGTGCGACCAGTTTAATTTAGACATCAACAAACCATTGATCATCTTTATAGGAAGGCTGGTACATGAAAAGGCTGCAGACCTTTTACCTGCAGTCATAGGTGATTCTATCTATCATTTGCAGGGCCAAATGAATTTTCTCATTTTGGGCAGTGGCGAAACCTGGATCGAAGGGCAATTAGCCAGTATGAACCATCAGTTGACAGGTTATTATAATTCAAGGATCGGTTATAACGAACAGTTGAGCCACCAAATGTATGCAGGAGCGGACTTTTTACTGATGCCCAGCAGGGTAGAGCCTTGTGGTTTAAACCAGATGTATTCAATGAGATATGGTACTGTACCTATTGTAAGAAGTACCGGGGGGTTAAAGGATACGGTGATCGATTACGGCGACAAGAATGGATATGGAGTGCGATTCAATGACGCATCTGTAGGGGATATCACTCATGCCATTTACAGGGCACTTCAATTATACAAACATCCCAAGCAATTAGACAAAGTAAGAACAACGATGATGGAGATCGATAATAGCTGGGAAAAGAGTGCAGGTGAATACATTGAAGTGTATAAACAATTATAAAAGAAAATTGTAATAATATTTCAAGCAATAAACTTTATACCGTAATTTTAAACGCTTATTAATTTCTATATAAAACAGTATCACAATGATAGGAAAATCAGTAATATCAATAGTTTTAGGCGGAGGAGCCGGAACAAGATTATATCCTTTAACTGCCAGCAGAAGTAAACCTGCGGTACCGATTGCAGGAAAATACAGATTGGTTGATATTCCTATTTCAAATTGTATCAACTCTGGTATCAACAGAATTATGGTATTGACACAATTCAATTCTGCTTCTTTGAACAAGCATATCAAGAACACTTATCAGTTCAGTATTTTCAGTAGCGGTTTTGTTGATATTCTGGCAGCAGAACAAACCCCGGATAATCCGAAATGGTTCCAGGGAACAGCTGATGCGGTAAGACAATCGTTAAGGCATATACGCAGTTATGATTACGACTATGTATTGATATTATCCGGCGATCAACTCTACCAGATGGATTTTACCGAAATGATAGAAAATCATAAAAAACGAAATGCCGATATTACTATTGCCACCATACCCGTAACAGCCAGAGAGGCCACAGAGTTTGGTATATTAAAATCTAATAACGAAGGGGTGATCACTTCATTTATAGAAAAGCCTGCTGCAGAGTTATTGCCTGAATGGGTAAGTGATACCGGTGATGCAATGAAAGCAACCGGACGAAATTATCTGGCATCAATGGGTATTTATATTTTCAGCAGAAAATTATTATTCAGTTTGTTAGAAGAGGAACATGGTAAAGCCACAGACTTTGGTAAAGAGATCATTCCGGATTCTATCAGTAAATACAAAGTGCTTAGTTTTCAATACGACGGTTACTGGACAGATATTGGAAATATCCATTCTTTCTTTGAGGCGAACCTGGCTTTGACAAAAGATATTCCTGAATTCAATTTGTTTGATAACGCAAAAACAATTTACAGCCGCTCCCGTATGCTACCGCCTGCAAAAATTAGCGGTACTACATTAGAACGAACGATCATTGCAGATGGTTGTATCATTCATGCTTCCAGAATTGAGGATAGTGTGATCGGTATTCGTACAAGGATCGGCAAAGGAACTACCATCTCCAAATGTTATATGATGGGTAGCGACTCGTATGAAACGCTGGAAGAAATTACTTATGCAGAAGAAAGAGGCATTCCCAAAGTTGGTGTGGGGGAACGTTGTTTTTTAAATAATGTAATTGTAGATAAGCATTGCCGTATTGGTAATGATGTTCGTATCAATGGAGGCAATCATTTACCAAATGGAGATCATTCTTTGTATACTATCAAAGATGGCATTGTGGTAATTAAAAAAGATGCGATCATTGAAAATGGTTTTGTGTTACAATAAAAGAACTTTATAAAGAATAAAATGTAAGCCCTGTTTATGCAGGGCTTTTTTTATACATGTTCGTACATATTCAACAGCTGAATTCATACGCCCGATAGAAGCGGATACCCCGGTGAAGGTTTGTGCGCAAGCCTTGTGCCGGAGTAGCAGCGAATAGCGGGGCTGAAGTTGAGTAAGCGTACTATGCCAGCGTACAAATTAACTATGCAATAAACCTGAAAAACAGCACCTTTAACAGCCGTTGAACATGTTTTTTTTTGCAGTAAAATAAAAATGTGTATTTTGTACACGAATAAACGATCATTTCTAAACTATTGCTATGTCAGAATTAAATGGAGCCATTCAAAAGCCCCGATTAAGCCTATTTCAGATTGTGAATATGAGTGTAGGTTTTTTGGGAATTCAATTTGCATTCGGATTACAGAATGCCAATGTCAGCAGAATATTTCAAACCCTTGGAGCAAAGATCGAAGAGATACCTATTCTTTGGATCGCAGCGCCTTTAACAGGATTAATAATGCAGCCTATCATTGGGCATATGAGTGATAAGACCTGGTTGGGGAAATTCGGAAGGAGAAGACCTTATTTTATGGTGGGAGCCATTTTAGCTGCATTGGCATTATTTGCCTTTCCTAACGTAGCAGCATTGTGGGTGGCTGCTGTTTTATTGTGGCTGTTAGATGCATCAATAAATATTTCGATGGAACCTTTCAGAGCATTTGTAGGTGATATGTTGCCGGACAATCAGCGAACAACCGGTTTTGCGATGCAAAGCTTTTTCATTGGAGTAGGTGCGGTTATTTCGTCTATGCTTCCATATATTTTAGGAAAATTTGATATCACCGATCAGGCGCCTCTTGGTCAGCTACCGGATACAGTGAAATATTCATTTTATATCGGCGGCATTGTGTATGTGATCGCAGTAGCATATACGGTTTTTACAACACAGGAGTATTCTCCGGCACAAATGAAATCATTTGGTGTACTGGACGATGAATCTACCGCTAAAAATATAAAATCCAACTGGTCTTCTTTTTTCAACAAGGGTTTGGTATGGTTGGTGATTGGAGGAATATTGACAGCTGCTTTATACCTCTATAATACGACCACTGAAGTTAAATTAGAGAAAGAATTATATGTGTTGACTTGTGGGGTTGCTTTTTTCGGGCTGTTGCAAATGGTTGCAGGGTTGTTTCACAAAAGCAATATGGACAATGGTTTGGTGGAAGTAATGGATGACCTGAATTTTTTACCTGACACCATGAAAAAATTAGCTGTTGTTCAGTTTTTTTCCTGGTTTGCCCTTTTCTCTATGTGGATATACAGTACACCGGCATTAGCACAGCATTTGTATAATACTACTGATACAGCATCTTCTCAATATAATAAAATTGGTGATTGGGTAGGAGTGATGTTTGGTTCTTATAATGGCTTTGCGGCTTTGTTTGCATTCCTTTTACCGGTGTTATCTAAAAAATTCTCTCGTCCAAAAGCACATATGATCGCATTGATCGCCGGAGGACTTGGTCTGATCTCTTACTATATTTTTAAAGAAGAAAAATTATTGATCATTAGTATGGCAGGTGTAGGATTAGCATGGTCTAGTATTTTATCAATGCCATATTCTATTTTAACACAAACATTGCCGTCGCACAAAATGGGAGTTTACATGGGAATTTTTAATTTCTTTATTGTAATTCCACAAATATTGGCAGCAACACTTTTAGGATTCTTCACTAAACATCTTTTTGGAGATCAGGCAATTTTATCGATTGTTTTAGGAGGATGCTCCATGTTAGTAGCAGCCTTATTATGTTTACGAATCAAAGAAAAATAATTATTATGAAGAAACTTTTTATTGCCAATTGCCTGTTGTTCATTGCCTTTTGCTCAGTAGCTCAATCAGGTTATAAATGCTATCCTACCAATTGGTGGACGGGTATGAAATGGAACAAAGTACAGATAATGATCCATGGTGATGCGATCGCAAATGCAGCCGGTGGTTTTACCATCAATTATCCCGGTGTAAAACTTCTTAAGACCAATATAGTTGAAAGCAGTAACTATGTTTTTTTAGATATTGCAATTGCTCCTGCAGCAAAACCCGGCATTATAAAAATTAAAGTAAACAGAGCAAATTATCCTTTTGATATAGATTTTGAATTGAAGCCAAGACGTAAGGGTAACGGTAGTGCCTATGCTCAGGGGGTTAACTCCAGAGACCTCATGTACCTGATCATGCCTGACAGATTCAGTAACGGTGATCCGAGTAATGACAGAATAGAAGGCATGAGAGATCAGACATTGAACAGAGATACCGTATTCAACAGGCATGGCGGAGATATACAAGGTATCAGTAACCATTTGGATTATTTACAAGACCTGGGGGTAAACACTTTATGGTTAAATCCTATTTGGGAAAATGATATGCCTAACCGCACTGAACACGGTTATGCATTTACTAATCATTATAAAGTAGATCCAAGACTTGGTGGAGAACAGGCGTATCATCAATTGATAGAAGCTATCCACAAAAGAGGAATGAAGATCATTCAAGACGCAGTGTATAATCATGTGGGCAGATTTCATTTAACTGTTCTTGATCCTCCAATGAAAGACTGGCTGAATCAATGGGATAACTATACCAATACATCTTATAAAGACCAGACATTGTTTGATCCGTATGCAGCTCCATCACAAAAGAAAATAATGAGTGATGGCTGGTTCACGAAAGAGATGCCTGATCTGAATGAACGTAATCCTTTTGTTGCAAACTTTTTAATACAGCACGCTTTGTGGACTGTAGAGGAATTTGGAATTGACGGATGGCGTATTGATACATATGCATATAATGATCTGGAATTTATGAATAAGTGTAACCAGGCATTAATGAACGAATACCCCAAGATCACTCTGTTTGGCGAAACATGGGTGCATGGTGTGATCAATCAAAGCTTCTTCTGTCAGAATACTTATAATATTCCATACAAAAGTAATTTGCAGGCTACTACCGATTTTCAAACGTTATGGGCTATACAAGATGCCATGACAAGAGATTTTGGATGGGATGATGGTATCAATAAACTATATACTACGCTTGCGCAGGATTTTGTTTATAAAGATCCGACAAGA
It contains:
- a CDS encoding glycogen synthase; translation: MEIIHISAECYPVAKAGGLGDVVGALPKYQNQLGHISKVVMPMYKTKFLNAHSFDVVHKGGFHMGAAGFIDYTVIKERVNTLGFDLYLIDIYGLLDREAVYGYDDDVERFVAFQIAAVDWISRWNHRPDVVHVHDHHTALIPFMMKHCYVYQHLNTIPTVLTIHNGQYQGWIGWDKTNFIPAWDPWKAGLLEWENTVNSLACGVKCASKVTTVSHSYLQELKHMANGLEKLFEYEKGKCIGILNGIDDAVWNPSTDTYIDYRYGIEDADEGKLNNKKILCDQFNLDINKPLIIFIGRLVHEKAADLLPAVIGDSIYHLQGQMNFLILGSGETWIEGQLASMNHQLTGYYNSRIGYNEQLSHQMYAGADFLLMPSRVEPCGLNQMYSMRYGTVPIVRSTGGLKDTVIDYGDKNGYGVRFNDASVGDITHAIYRALQLYKHPKQLDKVRTTMMEIDNSWEKSAGEYIEVYKQL
- a CDS encoding glucose-1-phosphate adenylyltransferase, which produces MIGKSVISIVLGGGAGTRLYPLTASRSKPAVPIAGKYRLVDIPISNCINSGINRIMVLTQFNSASLNKHIKNTYQFSIFSSGFVDILAAEQTPDNPKWFQGTADAVRQSLRHIRSYDYDYVLILSGDQLYQMDFTEMIENHKKRNADITIATIPVTAREATEFGILKSNNEGVITSFIEKPAAELLPEWVSDTGDAMKATGRNYLASMGIYIFSRKLLFSLLEEEHGKATDFGKEIIPDSISKYKVLSFQYDGYWTDIGNIHSFFEANLALTKDIPEFNLFDNAKTIYSRSRMLPPAKISGTTLERTIIADGCIIHASRIEDSVIGIRTRIGKGTTISKCYMMGSDSYETLEEITYAEERGIPKVGVGERCFLNNVIVDKHCRIGNDVRINGGNHLPNGDHSLYTIKDGIVVIKKDAIIENGFVLQ
- a CDS encoding MFS transporter; its protein translation is MSELNGAIQKPRLSLFQIVNMSVGFLGIQFAFGLQNANVSRIFQTLGAKIEEIPILWIAAPLTGLIMQPIIGHMSDKTWLGKFGRRRPYFMVGAILAALALFAFPNVAALWVAAVLLWLLDASINISMEPFRAFVGDMLPDNQRTTGFAMQSFFIGVGAVISSMLPYILGKFDITDQAPLGQLPDTVKYSFYIGGIVYVIAVAYTVFTTQEYSPAQMKSFGVLDDESTAKNIKSNWSSFFNKGLVWLVIGGILTAALYLYNTTTEVKLEKELYVLTCGVAFFGLLQMVAGLFHKSNMDNGLVEVMDDLNFLPDTMKKLAVVQFFSWFALFSMWIYSTPALAQHLYNTTDTASSQYNKIGDWVGVMFGSYNGFAALFAFLLPVLSKKFSRPKAHMIALIAGGLGLISYYIFKEEKLLIISMAGVGLAWSSILSMPYSILTQTLPSHKMGVYMGIFNFFIVIPQILAATLLGFFTKHLFGDQAILSIVLGGCSMLVAALLCLRIKEK
- a CDS encoding glycoside hydrolase family 13 protein, which produces MKKLFIANCLLFIAFCSVAQSGYKCYPTNWWTGMKWNKVQIMIHGDAIANAAGGFTINYPGVKLLKTNIVESSNYVFLDIAIAPAAKPGIIKIKVNRANYPFDIDFELKPRRKGNGSAYAQGVNSRDLMYLIMPDRFSNGDPSNDRIEGMRDQTLNRDTVFNRHGGDIQGISNHLDYLQDLGVNTLWLNPIWENDMPNRTEHGYAFTNHYKVDPRLGGEQAYHQLIEAIHKRGMKIIQDAVYNHVGRFHLTVLDPPMKDWLNQWDNYTNTSYKDQTLFDPYAAPSQKKIMSDGWFTKEMPDLNERNPFVANFLIQHALWTVEEFGIDGWRIDTYAYNDLEFMNKCNQALMNEYPKITLFGETWVHGVINQSFFCQNTYNIPYKSNLQATTDFQTLWAIQDAMTRDFGWDDGINKLYTTLAQDFVYKDPTRQVIFLDNHDLSRFFSTIGGNMDKYKSSLAWLMTCRGIPQLYYGDEIGMTGFTSPNDGYVRQDFIGGWKGDSVNKFTIKGRSQQEQTIWQYVATLANYRMGSSALTTGKMMQFLPEDGVYVYFRYDAKQTVMIVMNTAKEEKTISVNKYTERTAGFTKMLDVYTKKQSDLKDFKLGSYQAVVLELQK